The following DNA comes from Deltaproteobacteria bacterium.
GCGGAAGCCGCTGGCCTCCCAGCCCCTCACACCACTGTCCATTGGCAGCAGGACCCTGAATGTGCTTCCCTTTCCCTCCTGGCTCTCGACCTCCAGCTGGCCGCGGTGGGCTTCCACGATCATTTTACTCTGGAAGAGACCGATTCCCAGGCCCTGCTTCTTGCTGGTCCTGAACGGCCGAAACAGACTCTGCTCCATGAAATCCCGCGACATGCCGCAGCCATTGTCGCTCACCGAGATTACAGCCCAGCTGTCAAGCCTGCTGGTGCTCACCCGGATCTCCCCGCCATCAGGCATGGCCTCGAAGGCGTTGAGAATCAGGTTGCTGATCACCTTGCGCATCTGCTGCGGGTCGATGTACACTTGCGGCAGATCCGCGTACTCTGTTGTCAGCTGCACGCCAGGCGTCTGCTTTACCTCTTTCAGAACAGTGCTCACAAGTTGATTCAGGTCTGTTTTCACGGGCGCCAGTTCCAGTTTCTCTCTCAACAGAGACAGCCGTGTGCACATGGAGTCTATTCTGGCTACACTCTTTGCAATGGTCTTCAGGGCATCTTCCCGGAACTCTGGATTGTCGTAATGGACCGGCAGGTTTTGCAGCATAATCGACAGACTCGAGGCCAGATTTTTCAGGTCGTGCACGAAAAAGGCCGCCATGGTCTGAAAGGCCTCCAGTTCTCTGGCCTGTCGCAGTTCCTCGGCTCGTTTTATATTGAGGAGACTGCCGGCAAGCTGGTTTGCCAGGGTCTTGAGAAGGTCCAGCTCCTCGAAGGTCAGGGGCACTGCCTTGACGCGGTCTCCCAGGGTCAGCAGCCCCACAGACTCTCCTCCCACTGCCAGTGGCACACAATACCGAATCCTGGCTTCCTCAATAAACTCCGGATAATGGGCTCTGAACGCTTCGAGCCACACCTCCTCTGTGTCCTGAAGATCGATGGGCGGAGAGTCGCTGTCCATACTGTTCATCAGCTTCAGTAGAGGATGGACAAAGGACTGCAAACTGCCGGTTTCTGTCTGGTAGCTCACAGTAGAACCACAGAGTTTCATTTCTGTGCGGCGGTCGCCTTTGAGCCAGATGGACACGGCAAGGGTGTCAAACGTCTCCGAGATCATTCTGACCACCGCATTGCAGAGGTCCTCTGTTTCAAGAAGCGTGGCTGTTCTTCTGTTGAAGTCGGTCCAGATGTGGCGATAGTCGTACTGGGGACGTTGAAAATGGATGCTCACAAAGCGCTTCATCCTGAGCTTCATGCGGTCCGACAGCAGCAGCACAGCCAGACCCAGGAGACTCGAAAA
Coding sequences within:
- the prsK gene encoding PEP-CTERM system histidine kinase PrsK, translating into RDFRSFVHRIFAAGMALLAVEALFTGLSLQAATADRVLFWQQLRWLTTSLLPGTWLVFALSFGREHYWTSLAKWKWGILAVFAVNLGLASTVYSYFFQALPVFSQDFGWVIKLAWPGYAFQVAVILNTVLIVAILEQLLRASRGRLRWQVKFLLLGVGGLFAARIYTGSQAMLFHTIDLQLEFVNAAALLATCLLIMVSFARARVLPVDLYLSHRMLLNSLTVLVVGVYFLAVGVLAKVVSYVGEGFRFPLITFLVFSSLLGLAVLLLSDRMKLRMKRFVSIHFQRPQYDYRHIWTDFNRRTATLLETEDLCNAVVRMISETFDTLAVSIWLKGDRRTEMKLCGSTVSYQTETGSLQSFVHPLLKLMNSMDSDSPPIDLQDTEEVWLEAFRAHYPEFIEEARIRYCVPLAVGGESVGLLTLGDRVKAVPLTFEELDLLKTLANQLAGSLLNIKRAEELRQARELEAFQTMAAFFVHDLKNLASSLSIMLQNLPVHYDNPEFREDALKTIAKSVARIDSMCTRLSLLREKLELAPVKTDLNQLVSTVLKEVKQTPGVQLTTEYADLPQVYIDPQQMRKVISNLILNAFEAMPDGGEIRVSTSRLDSWAVISVSDNGCGMSRDFMEQSLFRPFRTSKKQGLGIGLFQSKMIVEAHRGQLEVESQEGKGSTFRVLLPMDSGVRGWEASGFRLR